The sequence GGCTACGACCTCCCGGCGCTCGGCCGCGCCGCCGACCACGTGGTGCTCATGGCGTACGACCAGCACGGGCCCACGTGGTCCGGGGCCGGGCCGGTGGGCGGCATGCCGTGGGTGAAGGCCGTGCTCGCGCCCGTGCGGAAGGCCGTGCCGGCCGCGCGGATCCAGCTCGGGATCGCCGGATACGGCTACACCTGGCCGCGCACGGGCGAGGGCCGCCAGCTCTCCGACCAGGGCGCGCGCGACCTCGTGGCGGCGCAGAGGGCGAAGCCCGTGTGGAGCGTGCCGCAGCAGGAGTGGCGCGCCACGCTGCGCGACGGCACGGTCGTGTGGTGGTCGGACGCGCGCTCGTACGACGCGCGCGTGGCGCTCGCCCGGCAGCTGGGGCTGGGCGGCGTGGCCGTGTGGTCGCTCGGGCTGTCGGATCCGCTGACGCGATGACGGGTGGCGCCGTGCCGGGCGGCGCCGTGCCGGGCGGCGCCGTGCCCGACGGGGTCTGGCGGGTGCGCGAGGCGCGGTTCGCGCGGATCCACCGGGACGTCGCCGTGCGCATCGCCGGCGGTCGCGTCGCGCTCGCCGACCCCGCCGACGCGGTGCGCGGGCGGCTCGACGTGAGCCTCAGCGCCGGCGTCGTCGACCGGCACGTGCACCTCGGGCTCGTCGACCGCGCGGCGCTCGCCGGGTCGCCCGTCACGGAGGTCGTCGACCTCGGCTGGGATCCGGTCGCCATCGCGCGCATCGCCGAGCGTCCGCCGGCCGGCGTGGCGGTCCGGTACGCGGGTCCGTTCCACACCGCCGTGGGCGGTTACCCGTCCGATCGCGCGTGGGCGCCGGCGGCCGCGGTGCGCGAGGTCGCCCGCGCGGATGACGCGGCGGGCGCGGTCGCGGCGGCCCGGGCGGGCGGATCCAGCGTGGTCAAGGTCGTGCTGCACGACGGCGGGCCGCTCCTCGCGGACGACGTGCTGGCGGCGCTCGTCGACGCCGCGCACGAGGCCGGGCTGCCCGCGGCCGTGCACGCGGAGGGCGCGGGGCAGGCCGGGCGGGCGATCCGCGCGGGCGCCGACGTGCTCGTGCACGTGCCGTGGACCGAGCGGCTCGACGACGCGACGCTGCGGGAGTCGGCGACGCGCGACGTGCTCTGGATCTCGACCCTGGCGATCCACGGCGGCGCCGACCTCGCGACGGCCCTCGGGAACGCCCGCCGGTACGCGGCGCTCGGCGGCCGGATCGCGTACGGCACCGACCTCGGCAACGGCGACCTCCCCGTGGGGCTGAACGCGCGCGAGGTGGAGCTGCTCGGCGAGGTCGGGCTGCGGGGCGCGACGCTCCTCGACGCGGTGCTGGGCAGCGCGCCGGGCGTCATCGCGCACGCCCTGATGAGCGCCGCGCCGCTGCCGTCGGCCGCCGACGCGACTCCCGCCGACCTGCTCGCGTGGCTCGGCGGCGCGCACCGGCTCGGCCCGTCCGACCTCCGCTGACGCCCGGCGCCGCCCCCGCTGACGCCCGGCGCCCGCCCCCGCTGACGCCCGGCGCCGACCCCGCCGACGCCCCGCGCGCCCCCGCCGCGCCCCGCCGCGCCCCGCGCGCGGCCGCCGGTCAGGGCGCGCGCCTAGGGTGGGGCATCCCCTGGACCCCGGGACGCGCGGCGGGAAGCCGCGCGCACGACGGAGAGCCCGCTCTCCCGCACACGTCCGCCCCTCCGCGCGGGTCGCCGCCCGACGGCGGTCCGGGCGACGCCGGGGTGGATCCGCCCGCTCTCCTCCAGGATCCCCATGCCCCGTCTGCCGTCCCTGCTCGCCCCCGTCCTCGCGTTCCCCGGCATCGCCGCGCGGACCGCGGAGTTCCTCTACCGCCGCTCCGACGCGACCGGCGACTTCCATCCCGACGACCCGAACCACGGCACCGTCGAGGGCCCGGATCCGGACCGCATCGCCGTCGTCGGCGAGACCGGCATGATCAGCCTCGGGGTGCGCACGCACCAGATCTCGCTGCCCGCGTTCCTCGCCCGCCACCACGCCACGCGCACCGGCCGCGGCGTCACCTGGTCGATCGCGTCCCTGCCCGGCTCCCGGCTCCGCGAGGCGCCCGCCGTCATCGCCGGCCCCGCCTGCGACCTCGCGCGCGCGGACGCGGTGGTGCTGCTGGCCGGGATCACCGACGTGATGCGGGTCACCTCCACCCGCGCGTGGGGCCGGCACATGACGAGCACGATCGACGCCCTGCGCGCACGGCTGCCGCGGGAGGCGTCGATCCTCATCGGCGACATCCCGCCCCTGGACAACGCGGGCGGCCTGTCACGGCCGGCGCGGCTGGCCGCGGGGATCCACGCGCAGGCGTTCAACCGGCGCACCCGCGAGGTGGTCGACGGCCTCCCGTTCACGCGCGCGGTCACGTTCCCCGAGGAGCTGGCGCGCTCGCTGTGGCGGCCGGAGTCGGAGGAGAGCCGCTACCAGCGCACCTACCGGACGTGGGGCACGCACCTCGCGGAGGCGCTCGTGGAGGCGCGGGGCTGAGCACCGGTCACCGCGGCAGCCGGCAGCCCCGGCGGTCAGCGGCTTGTCGCCGCCGCCGAGGTTAGGATAGCCTCACCTATCGTGACCTCCCCCGCTCCGACCGCGCCGCTCCCGCGCGCCGTCGACCCGGACGCGCCGCGACCGACGTCGCCGCAGCCGGCCGCCTCCGCCCTCGCCGCCCGCGACGTCACCGTCGCGTACGGCGACACGGAGGTCGTGCACGGCGCGTCGCTCGAGATCCGGCCGGGCTGCGTCACCGTCCTCGTCGGCCCCAACGGCAGCGGGAAGTCGACCCTGCTGCGCACGATGGCGCGGCTGCAGGCGGCGCGCTCCGGATCGCTCGCGCTCGTGGAGGAGGGCACCGACGCCGAGACCGACGCCCTCGACCTCTCCCTCCGCCGCTTCGCCCGCCGCGTCGCGCTCCTCACCCAGGGGCGGCCCACGCCCGGCGGCCTCAGCGTCCGCGACGTCGTCGAGTTCGGCCGCTACCCGCACCGCGGCCGCTTCGGCGGGGCGGATCCCGAGGGCCGCGCCGCCGTGGACCGCGCGCTCGACCTCACCGGCCTCGTCGCCCTCGCCGACCGCGGCGTCGACCAGCTCTCCGGCGGCCAGCTCCAGCGCGTCTGGCTCGCGAGCTGCCTCGCCCAGGAGACGGGCGTGCTGCTCCTCGACGAGCCGACCACCTACCTCGACCTCCGCTACCAGGTCGAGCTCCTCGACCTGGTGCGCGACCTCGCCGACGACGCACGGATCGCCGTCGGCGTCGTCCTCCACGACCTCGACCAGGCCGCCGCGCTCGCCGACACCGTCGCGCTGCTCTCCGACGGCCGGATCGTGAAGACCGGCACCCCATCCGAGGTGCTCACCCCCGACCTCCTCACCGAGGTCTACGGCATCCCCGTC is a genomic window of Clavibacter capsici containing:
- a CDS encoding ABC transporter ATP-binding protein encodes the protein MTSPAPTAPLPRAVDPDAPRPTSPQPAASALAARDVTVAYGDTEVVHGASLEIRPGCVTVLVGPNGSGKSTLLRTMARLQAARSGSLALVEEGTDAETDALDLSLRRFARRVALLTQGRPTPGGLSVRDVVEFGRYPHRGRFGGADPEGRAAVDRALDLTGLVALADRGVDQLSGGQLQRVWLASCLAQETGVLLLDEPTTYLDLRYQVELLDLVRDLADDARIAVGVVLHDLDQAAALADTVALLSDGRIVKTGTPSEVLTPDLLTEVYGIPVEVHADPTTGSLRTRAVARHHHRNERLHP
- a CDS encoding GDSL-type esterase/lipase family protein, with amino-acid sequence MPRLPSLLAPVLAFPGIAARTAEFLYRRSDATGDFHPDDPNHGTVEGPDPDRIAVVGETGMISLGVRTHQISLPAFLARHHATRTGRGVTWSIASLPGSRLREAPAVIAGPACDLARADAVVLLAGITDVMRVTSTRAWGRHMTSTIDALRARLPREASILIGDIPPLDNAGGLSRPARLAAGIHAQAFNRRTREVVDGLPFTRAVTFPEELARSLWRPESEESRYQRTYRTWGTHLAEALVEARG
- a CDS encoding hydrolase; the encoded protein is MTGGAVPGGAVPGGAVPDGVWRVREARFARIHRDVAVRIAGGRVALADPADAVRGRLDVSLSAGVVDRHVHLGLVDRAALAGSPVTEVVDLGWDPVAIARIAERPPAGVAVRYAGPFHTAVGGYPSDRAWAPAAAVREVARADDAAGAVAAARAGGSSVVKVVLHDGGPLLADDVLAALVDAAHEAGLPAAVHAEGAGQAGRAIRAGADVLVHVPWTERLDDATLRESATRDVLWISTLAIHGGADLATALGNARRYAALGGRIAYGTDLGNGDLPVGLNAREVELLGEVGLRGATLLDAVLGSAPGVIAHALMSAAPLPSAADATPADLLAWLGGAHRLGPSDLR